The region gcagagagagggatagagtAGCCATCATGCtgccatacacgtacacagctacaagcatatttAAAGCGCAGCACTCATagtaagtgggcggggctattcTTTGGGACAAAGGGCgactcattcatgagactactatatcatatgcaggcatgcatgtgggACAAAGGACGgctcattcatgagactactatcatgcaggcatgcatgattccgctataattaatgattaattaatggcaaaattatttttattatattaATGGCAAAAATGCAGTtaggtgtctattattgtgtgtcagtctcttagttgtcctgcgagtgtccataattattcaatccatgggcaagggagggcagcaaattgtatcatgatcgtaataaaaaggcgtattacatggtatagtagagtctgtcccgggtggtgtgctgtcctagctggtagtaggtaggtcttgtagtgttggttagttggtgatgctggctcttagtagaacttgctgctccctccgactaggtgtggggataaagacacggatgatgtgtgatgtgtgtacagtacacaaaaacacagcatgtacgacacaatgcatgggtggaggtgtggtcaagagggttaccatgtatgggggtgtgaccacatatcagtacagtgagtgggggtgtggccccatatatacaggatgtgcaggtacaatgtgtgtggatagaggtgtggtctgcactgataataatgaagtgattccgtatgaccaggtgaaaaacataaaacaaccaaaccgacaatatactagactatagaatgaactaagaatgaactaagaataagcttagcctgcgtaagcaagttggaggaagaagctgagcagaacagaaaccgatccaaacagtggcatacattaatttagtgtaataattatacagaataacttctcctgcattggtccatcagagcagtggagccatcatcagatcattgccaccatgggagtcctctctatacaaacttacaacacacttcacacttcatgtaataaaaatggaagacactcccacgcaccatgcaaagctatggtttcctggcattgaaatgtgaacaactatacaacatttctcgagggctcaaataatgaactttcccgctacacagtagtagaggtcaatgcataagtagagttaactacctaatgctggtacaataataaaatacaatttcttaagccaagagtagaagaaatgttttaaactggctagtgattcaaggcaattgcatctgacccaaaacagagaaggtaccgtacaataattatcagactataccttgtgtggccgactccctttgtttagagtagcctttcctgtcagaaaatcacatacactgcctgcagattgagtgatgaagaaaggggagctcaagatgctactctacagtcaattactgataatgttacgaaatgtacaagcaacagaatattcgtacatgatacagtaactggacctttggtgtctattattgtgtgtcagtctcttagttgtcctgcgagtgtccataattattcaatccattggcgagggagggcagcaaattgtatcatgatcgtaatacaaaggcgtattacatgggtatagtagagtctgtcccgggtggtgtgctgtcctagctggtagtaggtaggtcttgtagaGTGTTGGTTAGtgggtgatgctggctcttagtagaacttgctgctccctccgactaggtgtggggataaagacacggatgatgtgtgtactgtacacaaaaacacagcataggattggggtgtggtcaagagggttaccatgtatgggggtgtgaccacatatcagtacagtgagtgggggtgtggccccatatatacaggatgtgcaggtacaatgtgtggatagaggtgcggtctgcactgtataaaaattaatgaagtgattccgtatgaccaggtgaaaaacataaaacaaccaaaccgacaataatactagactatagaatgaactaagaatgaactaattaagaataagcttagcctgcgtaagcaagttggaggaagaagctgagcagaacagaaaccgatccaaacagtggcatacattaatttagtgtaataattatacagaataacttctcctgcattggtccatcagagcagtggggccatcatcagatcattcccaccatgggagtcctctctgtataaacttacaacacacttcacacttcatgtaatataaatggaagacactcccacgcaccatgcaaagctatggtttcctggcattgaaatgtgaacaactatacaacatttctcgagggctcaaataacgaactttcccgctacacgcagaggtcaatgcataagtggagttaactacctaatgctggtacaataataaaatacaatttcttaagccaagagtagaagaaatgttttaaactggctagtgattcaaggcaattgcatctgacccaaaacagagaagatcatctagtactgtacaataattattagactataccttgtgtggccgactccctctgtttagagtagcctttcctgtcagaaaatcacatacactgcctgcagattgagtgatgaagaaaggggagctcaaaatgctactctacagtcaattacattacgaaatgtacaagcaacagaatattcgtacatgatacagtaactggccctttggtgtctattattgtgtgtcagtctcttagttgtcctgcgagtgtccataattattcaatccattggcgagggagggcagcaaattgtatcatgatcgtaatacaaaggcgtattacatggtatagtagagtctgtcccgggtggtgtgctgtcctagctggtagtaggtaggtcttgtagtgtgttggttagttggtgatgctggctcttagtagaacttgctgtccctccgactaggtgtggggataaagacacggatgatgtgtactgtacacaaaaacacagcatgtacgatacaatgcatgggtgggggtgtggtcaagagggttaccatgtatgtgggtgtgaccacatatcagtacagtgagtgggggtgtggccccataattatatacaggatgtgcagatacaatgtgtggatagaggtgtggtctgcactgataataatgaagtgattccgtatgaccaggtgaaaaacatcaaacaaccaaaccgacaataatactagactatagaatgaactaagaatgaactaagaataagcttagcctgcgtaagcaagttggaggaagaagctgagcagaacagaaaccgatccaaacagtggcatacattaatttagtgtaataattatacagaataacttctcctgcattggtccatcagagcagtggagccatcatcagatcattgcctCACATTCATTGCCACCGtgggagtcctctctgtacaaacacacttcacacttcatgtaatacaaatggaagacactcccacgcactatgcaaagctatggtttcctggcattgaaatgtgaacaactatacaacatttctcgagggctcaaataaccGCTACAcgtagaggtcaatgcataagtggagttaactacctaatgctggtacaataataaaatacaatttcttaagccaagagtagaagaaatgttttaactggctagtgattcaaggcaattgcatctgacccaaaacagagaagatcatctagtactgcacaataattattagactataccttgtgtggccgactccctctgtttagagtagcctttcctgtcagaaaatcacatacactgcctgcagattgagtgatgaagaaaggggagctcaagatgctactctagagtCAATTgctacgaaatgtacaagcaacagaatattcatacatgatacagtaactggccctTTGTCTCTCAGAGGACTCCATCCCCGGCCAATAACAGATCATCTCCTCCTCGATCAGAAAGCCAGCATTCTATGTTGCGGCCTGGAAGGCATAGCACCATCCATACATCCATATAAATTCAGTACCCAATGAATCATTACAATATGAAATACAGCAGataattgcataattatagtgatgtaacTAATGGCTTGGAGATCTATATAATCCTGTGCTCATTAAAGGGGCTGAATACCAGAAGATAGTACACTACAtcacttacataattattatactgacccTTTCCTGTCGTATCTTGTAGTGctcttatatatacgtacgtcagcagccattcagtgaTAAAAATTAAGAGTGGGGCGTCCCCCATAAAAGATaaaatataaaataattatgagtgatTGAGTCCTGTGCTGTGCAGCGTTGAGTAGTTATCTGTGAGTAAgacaacaataatattataaggaCAGTATACACAGAGCTACTTTAACACAAGGCTGTCACTATTAATATCcaactaccataattattgctccaATATAGCTATAGCGCTCACCAAAAGAGACAGCCGGCAGGGTGCACCTCGTCTTACTCTCTCGTGGCTGCAATTGACATGTGCTCTATCATGACATGTGCTCTATCATGACATGCGTGACAACTAACTATATTCATTTGTGTACCACGAGGTAGGCAGCCATAGGCAGCCAAGCTGCTAAGTCTCATCCGGACCATTGAGAGGTCATAGCTTGCAGgagcagccccacccatcttTAGAGACTGAGTGGGTGTTGAGACCGGCAGACctatagcacgaaattttggaAGGCACTTATAATAATTTCTCCGGCCTCTAAAAGCGAACAATGTTTGAGGAATTACTGCTAAACCAGCCCATGACTTGTTAGAGCTAAACTGGCAGGGACAGCCTACGCAcgcgaggggctgtcgccACCATATCGCAAATGAGATCAGGGAGACGGCTCTCATGTGCAGTACTCGACCATGGTAGGCTGGCCAAGATTGTACGGACATTATTGTGAGGGCAGTACTTGTAGTGGTGAGTTCTGTGTAATCACACCATAATTTACTTTACTCATAGCCGGCCCTCCCCCCATCCCcccctagttgggcggagtccaaccccCCACGGCCACCCCGGCCCCCTAAGGTTAGACAACCCTAGGCCACAGTGATAGTTGCAATGTACGTGGGTGTGGGTAGGCCTATGTGGTATGAATaattctcataattatgtcggaTATTCACGAACAGGGTGTTTCGTTGCCATGGTCCCCCATTTCTCTACATAAATTCTCTCAGCAAGCTACTCAAAAGGTTTGTGCAATTACAGCAGCCAGgttgatagtgtgtgtgtgtccacccAGCCTGGCCAGCCAGGTTGATAATACAGCCTGTGTGTCCACCCAGCCTGGTCAGCCAGGTTGATAATACAGCCTGTGTGTCCACCCAGCCTGGTTAGCTAGGTTGATACAGCCTGTGTGTCCACCCAGCCTGGCCAGCCTGGTTGATACAGCCTGTGTGTCCACCCAGCCTGGCCAGCCTGGTTGATACAGCCAGTGTGTCCACCCAGCCTGGCCAGCTAGGTTAATAGTGTgtgcagtaataattatagagggtgcTGTCTATTGCAGGTGATGTCTTCTCTGGTGGAGGCGTGTGTATCTGGGGACCTGGCTATCGTACAGAGATGTCTCACCGACACACCAGACCTCATCCATACAGTCACTCAGAGTGGAGTCACACTGCTCATGCACACCATCATTGGAGCTGGTgcgtacttgtgtgtgtgtgtgtgtgcattccCCCATTATGTGTGCTACCCTTTCGCTGCAGGTACAGAGGTCAATCCTAATGGGAATTATTTGGAGACATGTCAGCTCCTCGTACAATATGGCATAGCGTTGGAAAGTGCTGACCAATCACACGGCCGCACTGCCGCACATTGGGCCATTTATTATCATCGTGATGATATACTAGCAGAGCTGGTTATTGCTGGTAAGCTAGTGTACACTAAGTAGTGCTCTGGTAAGCTAGTGTATAAGTAGTGCTCTGGTAAGCTAGTGTACACTAAGTAGTGCTCTGGTAAGCAGTAAGTAGTGCTCTGGTACAGTACTTTTCAAGTAGGTTGAATCATTCaatgttgaagtgagtactcacaccactaaaccacaaaacaAAGCTGATCATGATTATGATCTACCCACaagctttataattatgattatgtacaAATGTCTTTGCTTGAACTTCTCCTAAGTAAGTGCCTAGATTTTCAAAGAGTATCTGTAGCACTGTTACGGATTCAACATAGGATGAGGACCATGCCTTTGCTACTTTGGCTCGACATCTCCACTTCTCCCGAACAAATGCTCTATTCTTTTACAGTACTTTTGCTGATGTACATTAATTCTCTTACTTGGTTTGCTTAAGTAGTGTAGCAACACTCTGCACCTCAAGTCATTTGAATATGCATATAGATGAACACCCCCACATGTAGTCAGTGCTGTGtattatcatgcatgggcATCATCACACTGACAGGCTGTGACAGTTGTATcagctttgtggtttagtggtgtgagtactcacttcaacattcaacttggcaacctacttgaaaagtactggagattgcagaatctttgcaacacatgaatagAAGTGTgtagcactgtggttccttatatggGAAATGCTcctagtaaaacagaccacagtgtgtacacaaaatccatataaggaacgcgtaacgctctacgcttttactggtgtgttgcaaagattctgcaaactccagtactGTAAACTAAGTAGTGCTCTTATTATCTATTATCCAGGAAGTGACTTGACTGCTCCTGACTTCCTAGGGACTTCCCCCTTTCATTTAGCCATCGCTGAAAGTGCTATCAGTTGTTTGAGTCATTGTCTAAGATTCTTGCCTCGGGAAATTCTAGAGATTCCAGATGCTCAATTGAGATCACCTCTCATCCATGCTGTTTCCACTGGCAACCTGGAGTCTGTTCAGGTGGGCtccccacacatcacactcctctcacacccacacatccacacacagcTTCTGTTAGCTGCTGATGCTGATCCTAACACAGTGCAGGATGGGACTGGAACCACTGCTCTTCATGTAGCTGCTCAGTTAGGACATGGGCTCATTATAGAGCTGTTACTAAGCAACGGAGCAGCCCCTGACATAGTAGACACTAACGGTCACACTCCTGTTCACCTAGCGGCAGTGTGGGAGAGTGTGGATAGTGGACTTGGTGCTtttgtgagggtggtgggcgGTAGTGTACTGGACCTGAGGGATGCACAAGGACTCACTCCAATCATGCATTCTGCAGCTTATGCTAGTACACACAATGTCAAGTTCCTATTACACAagaaggtacacacacacacacacacacacatgtacattacataGCCACCCCCTCAGAGAGCCAGGAACAGGGTGAAGCCATGCAccaagctatataattatagccttagTAGTTTCAGCACTCCAGTAAGAACTTTGTGGggccatgcacacacacacacccaggtTGATGTGTTGGCAACAGACTTTGCTGAGGGCAAGACTGCTCTACACTGGGCGGCAGGAAGTGCCACGCCTACTTCTGCATCTTGCATAACTCTCATACTCAAGAAGGGGCGTGGTCTCCTCGAGTCACGTGACAGGTTTGGGCGCACCCCATTGGTCACTTGtgccgtgagtgggtgtgaggaGGGATTACAAGCGCTGatagtgggtggggcttcAGTGGAGGCAATAGACGATGAACAAAGGACACCTGTACATTGGGCAACAGGTAGGGTACTAATAGTGTGAGATGAGTGGGCGGATATTGATTACTGTGCAGCAAGTGGTAATTATGCTGTGTTGCCACGGTTACTGGAGATGGGATGCTCTCTGAACTCtggtgatgtaacaggtgccacgcccactcattATGCAGTACAACGCACAGCTGAACCAAACCCTGACCTCTTGGGTGAGCACTTTGACCCCTAGAGACGTATTAATTATTGTCTTGTTACTGCAGAGCCAGGAGAATATGAAGATTGCTTGGAACAATGTAGAGACTTGCAAGCTTGTCTTGCTATCTTACTAGCGGAGGGTGCAAAGGTCATGGTGGCGGACCAAGAGgggaccacacccctacacacagcAGCTAAGTATCCCAGTGAGTTGTAATAGTAtaactaccataattatagcgggttgTTTTCGTATGGGGGAATTTCGTAATGTAGAACATCATACGAAAATCTACCGCAATacgttcaacgtcactatcctgagctgtaatATTTAatttaaaatacgaaatatttaattgagcagttcatacgaaaatgttcactaacgaaaattacccgctatggTAGTTATACATGAgatcacatgtacatgtacttgacaCACTAGACAATCTGGAGGCACTATCTGCTCTGCTAACAAAAGGGGCCGATCCTGTCGCTAGGGACAACCAAGGGATGACTCGTgagtccacccacacacacaccacccacacacacacacaccacacacacacaccccacccacatACAGCATTTCACTGTGCTGCACTAAGTGGTGTCATTGAGAGCTGTCAGGTTTTGCTGGAGAGGACAGGTGGTATCCATGGCAATGATGTTGATGACAGTGGGCGGTCTGCGTTGCACCTTGCTGTACTTGGTGGACACACTGAGTGTGGTAGGAGACTATTAGAGCAAGGCTTGGATCACAGCACATGTGATGCAGAAGGCACAACGTGAGATATACTAGTTACTGATACCAGGAACACTCCTGCTGATGAACCCACAAATAGCATGTCCTGTCAAATATAAGAAGTTGCCATTTGTATGGTTTCACTattcatgtatacatacagagCTCTAGCATTGGCTGCTATTAATTGTACATACAGAGCTCTAGCATTGGCTGCTATTAATTGTACATACAGAGCTCTAGCATTGGCTGCTATTAATTGTACATACAGAGCTCTCGCATTGGCTGCTATTAATTGTACATACAGAGCTCTAGCATTGGctgctattaattatacatacagagCTCTAGCATTGGCTGCTATTAATTGTACATACAGAGCTCTAGCATTGGCTGCTATTAATTGTACATACAGAGCTCTCGCATTGGCTGCTATTAATTGTACATACAAAGCTCTAGCATTGGCTGCTATTAATTGTACATACAGAGCTCTCGCATTGGCTGCTGgtcttggtctgctaacaaTGGTAGAGCTACTCATATCTCATGGGTCCAATAATGAGGGGGCGGTACACCAAGCAGCAGCTAATGGCCATTCTGGTGagtgtgcacacacccccacacctcacacacacacacacacacctcacacgtACACCTCacaccttacacacacacacagaggtttTGGAGTATCTATTGTCAGGGGGTGCTCCTGTTAACGAGGCTATACTGGGCGGGGCTACTCCACTACACTATGCTGTCGCTGCAGGTCACATGACTTGCATACAAATACTGCTACAGTACAATGCTGACGTCAACGCCATGGCAACCAACGAAGAAGTGAGTGTGTATAACCCAGGCATTATGTtgctgacctttgacctcatcAGGGTGACAAGGCCACGCCCCTTGACTATGCCCCTGGCAACACTTCTGAGGTACATGATCTTTTGACCTCTATGGGCGCAATGTCAGCAATAGTGGAAGAAAAAGACGAAGAAAAGACTGAGGAAATAGCTGACGTAGCAGTTTCTGAGGTGGTTGAAcctgaagtgggtgtggtcagtcccGAGGATGAAGCCATATGTAAGTATACAGTGCATTATTGATCATGTGATCTAGACACCTCATGCAGCTACTGTGTCATTGCgaccacacacacctacacgaCCAGCACAAGAGCCTGGACCAACCTTTGACCTCCCTCCACCACTAGCCACAGCcacagccacgccccctaAAGCCCACCTCCTCCAACGTGCACTAAGCATGCTCAGACGAGACAAGAGGTCGGAGGTGGAGGGGTCAATACTGTCTAGTGCTGTTGGCCTGTATGCAGCACACGCTACATTACTAGCATCAGTTGTGATTggtgaggtcaaaggtggcCTTTAGTGTTATCTTgttcttctttgttgcctcagGTACGGCTCTTGGAGACAAGGCAGTACAGGTAGCTCACAGTGTAGCTACTGACACTGCACTACAGCACCATACCACCTCCACACTATTACCaggttagtacatgtacatgtcactatcataattataacctttCTCTTTGTTGCTCTCAGATATTGTGTGGTTTCGTGACGAGTCTCCGCCCACTCCATCTCCCACTCCACCCCCTACAGTAGTGACGCCCACTCCTACACTCCCCACACCTCCGCCCCCTGTGGTGATTACTGTGGATCCATATGAGAGAAGATTGAGGAAAGCAATCGCTCAACTTGACACTGGCAAGTCTGTgagttacacacacacacacacacacacacacacacacacacacacacacacacacacacacacacacacacacacactggcatataattatttattgcacATTGTCCTTTGATCTTACACTGATAGTACatgatagtacatgtagctacaagccacaaaacgCCTAACATAGATGATACACCTAGATAGAAGAATCACATGAGCCTAAAAATAATCGTCATGGTACTAAAAATCTGCGAACAAAGCTAAAGAGAGACAGAAAAATTAGCATATCCACAATGGAAAAGATAAAAGAAACTAATGTCGTCACGTGGGTTACATTTTGCCTGTCCAATAGTTGCACTTCCTGAACAAAATACAAAAACAAAGCTTGcttttcaactgcatgttttgtggTGTTTAACCATAGATTTTTGACAGTCACACCCGGACTCCGCATGTATGGGAGTGGTTCCGCCTTTCCTTGAGCTATCCACAAGTCAGGAAATTAAAGGGACCGAAATTTGTGGACTGGCAATGACGGGTTTGGTGCTCCTCTGAAGACCGGAAAAATATAAATTGAATGTccttcataaaaattaattaatatgcaTTCCGTTTGAGTCAAAATGGTACGCTTCAGCGGGCGCAGTTTCATCCAACCCAGTTAGCCTTGTGCTTACTACCCCCCTtccaaacacacgcacacacacacacaggcaggCTACCTTGCAGTGGAGGAGCTGGTTAGAGCTGGTGCTACTAGAGCTAGGCTCAGGAGAGGTCTAGAGGGAGATAGACTACAAGCACACCTACTATCAAGGAGACAGGTATGCATAATGTAATAGCCTAGCCCCTTAAGAGTTGTTATGGCCCGGCCCAACACTAGTTCCCAGTGTGTAGCCTCTTTACTGTGTTGACAtatgtggtgtgggtgttgacatgtgtggtgtgggtgttgacatgtgtggtgtgggtgttgacatgtggtgtgggtgttgacatgtggtgtgtgtgttgtgtgtgtataggagTTTCTGGGGGAAGAATCTCGTGCAAGAGAAGCCTCTAATAAAGTGTTGCAGAGGCTGGCCCAACGAATGATCCAAGCAGAGCAATCATCAGAGGTAAAGGTgtgctgtggagtgtgtgcAGGGCTCCCCTAGCTCCAGTTCCAGTGAATAGTGTACAACATAGGCTGGTGATAGTATTGTGGCCAACATGACCACAATACTATCAGTACAGCTAGCCTAAAGGTCTTCCCCAAATTCAATTAGCTTATCAAACAGCTCCCAAATCCAATAAGTCTTAAGCTAATATTAcagatgtacatgcactgtgtgtgtgtttgtgctgaCACACTATCTTACATGTCCCTCTACAGGAGATCTCTTCTGCTATAGAAGATGGTCTTGCAGCAGCTCGTGATGAGAAC is a window of Halichondria panicea chromosome 13, odHalPani1.1, whole genome shotgun sequence DNA encoding:
- the LOC135346232 gene encoding serine/threonine-protein phosphatase 6 regulatory ankyrin repeat subunit C-like — translated: MSSLVEACVSGDLAIVQRCLTDTPDLIHTVTQSGVTLLMHTIIGAGTEVNPNGNYLETCQLLVQYGIALESADQSHGRTAAHWAIYYHRDDILAELVIAGSDLTAPDFLGTSPFHLAIAESAISCLSHCLRFLPREILEIPDAQLRSPLIHAVSTGNLESVQLLLAADADPNTVQDGTGTTALHVAAQLGHGLIIELLLSNGAAPDIVDTNGHTPVHLAAVWESVDSGLGAFVRVVGGSVLDLRDAQGLTPIMHSAAYASTHNVKFLLHKKVDVLATDFAEGKTALHWAAGSATPTSASCITLILKKGRGLLESRDRFGRTPLVTCAVSGCEEGLQALIVGGASVEAIDDEQRTPVHWATASGNYAVLPRLLEMGCSLNSGDVTGATPTHYAVQRTAEPNPDLLEPGEYEDCLEQCRDLQACLAILLAEGAKVMVADQEGTTPLHTAAKYPNNLEALSALLTKGADPVARDNQGMTPFHCAALSGVIESCQVLLERTGGIHGNDVDDSGRSALHLAVLGGHTECGRRLLEQGLDHSTCDAEGTTALALAAGLGLLTMVELLISHGSNNEGAVHQAAANGHSEVLEYLLSGGAPVNEAILGGATPLHYAVAAGHMTCIQILLQYNADVNAMATNEEGDKATPLDYAPGNTSEVHDLLTSMGAMSAIVEEKDEEKTEEIADVAVSEVVEPEVGVVSPEDEAISTVSLRPHTPTRPAQEPGPTFDLPPPLATATATPPKAHLLQRALSMLRRDKRSEVEGSILSSAVGLYAAHATLLASVVIGTALGDKAVQVAHSVATDTALQHHTTSTLLPDIVWFRDESPPTPSPTPPPTVVTPTPTLPTPPPPVVITVDPYERRLRKAIAQLDTGKSAGYLAVEELVRAGATRARLRRGLEGDRLQAHLLSRRQEFLGEESRAREASNKVLQRLAQRMIQAEQSSEEISSAIEDGLAAARDENMKLAALMADMGLSSRPTVAQWLQAKDKAKRTSLQSSLINWDRSREERHTSLLLQQARTSQRALRHAAWGVKKELSGRIQRLRQVYDPHTASHPHSLTASRRPHLAQEPEVRHKNKHLLRKSTTSPPSSTTSCVRATPHGFFRIRETTPTTSGTTLTSSPIETVWTNGRDYAQGHTHSRAIGPKTVHAERTLHFVKPGEYKARKKMSTQQSISKGQSSTTSLTITSIDFKTKSGHRHGDRHGDLYSGPHYVSHGGRRAQSPRQQLSPVAT